Proteins encoded in a region of the Brevefilum fermentans genome:
- a CDS encoding iron-containing alcohol dehydrogenase: protein MNNFEYFNPTRIVFGKGQISRLRDLVPQSASVLMCYGGGSIKHNGVYEQVLTALAGWELIEFSGIEPNPDFDTLMHAIRLGREKGINFVLAVGGGSVIDGAKLIAAGIPYQQGDVWDIVTMDAKLKRGDALPLGTVLTLPATASEMNGTSVISRRSTQEKLGWFSEAVFPVFSILDPTTTFTLPIKQVRNGVVDAYIHVIEQYATYPVNALLQDRQAEGILITLQTVGEDALKQPPDYDTRANFMWAATSALNKLINKGVPEDWATHRIGHELTAFYGLDHAESLAVVLPYLLWHQRQQKADKLVQYAQRVWGLHGDGEAVIRAAIDKMTLFFNRLGMPTKLTDFNINPDEAAERVRARFESRQVLLGELNQIDPDIVAEILRMSQ, encoded by the coding sequence ATGAACAATTTTGAATATTTCAACCCCACCCGGATTGTTTTTGGTAAAGGTCAAATCTCGAGGTTGAGAGATCTGGTCCCACAAAGTGCATCGGTTTTAATGTGTTATGGGGGCGGATCTATCAAACACAATGGGGTATATGAGCAGGTCCTTACCGCGCTGGCAGGCTGGGAGTTAATCGAATTTAGTGGGATTGAACCCAACCCGGATTTCGATACCCTGATGCACGCGATTCGATTGGGCCGCGAAAAAGGGATAAATTTCGTCCTGGCGGTGGGTGGCGGCTCGGTGATCGACGGTGCGAAACTGATTGCAGCGGGAATTCCGTATCAACAGGGTGATGTTTGGGACATTGTGACCATGGATGCCAAGCTCAAACGGGGTGACGCGCTGCCCCTGGGGACGGTGTTAACCCTGCCAGCAACGGCTTCCGAAATGAATGGCACCTCTGTAATCTCGCGACGATCCACCCAGGAAAAACTGGGCTGGTTCAGCGAAGCTGTCTTTCCGGTGTTTTCAATTTTAGATCCAACCACCACCTTCACCCTGCCGATCAAGCAGGTGCGCAACGGGGTTGTGGACGCCTATATCCATGTGATCGAGCAGTATGCCACCTACCCGGTGAACGCCCTGTTGCAAGACCGGCAGGCGGAGGGCATTTTAATCACCCTCCAAACAGTGGGAGAAGATGCGCTTAAACAACCGCCGGACTACGATACGCGCGCAAATTTCATGTGGGCTGCAACCAGTGCTCTCAACAAGCTGATCAACAAGGGCGTACCGGAGGACTGGGCGACCCACAGGATTGGTCACGAGCTGACCGCGTTTTACGGTCTTGATCACGCTGAATCGCTGGCGGTGGTCCTGCCATATTTGCTATGGCACCAGCGTCAGCAAAAGGCAGACAAATTGGTGCAATATGCCCAACGGGTATGGGGACTGCACGGTGATGGCGAAGCGGTTATTCGGGCTGCTATTGATAAAATGACCCTGTTCTTCAACCGCCTGGGAATGCCCACTAAATTGACCGACTTCAACATCAACCCGGATGAGGCAGCCGAACGCGTGCGGGCACGTTTTGAATCTCGCCAGGTTTTACTGGGTGAGCTCAATCAAATCGATCCGGATATCGTTGCGGAAATATTGCGAATGAGCCAATAG
- a CDS encoding carbohydrate ABC transporter permease: protein MDNKKIKKHSFSVSTRRKVITYIILLAGAFISLLPFIWMISTSLMTLGEALGTAFFPSSLKFENYVIAWQRAEFSKYFVNSLLITIITLSGEITFSIFAAYAFARIEFPGRDLIFGVMLSTIMIPAMVLIIPNFLTVTWLGRIGPIPWINNWPALTIPFMGSIFSIFLLKQFFAQVPNELFDAAQIDGAGHLRFLVQVVLPLSKAPLMVILVLSFIGTWNSLAWPMLVTNTPDWRPISVGLMNFVDEAGQLINLTMAGAFITIIPILIIYFFTQRQFTESIARSGLKG from the coding sequence ATGGATAATAAGAAAATTAAAAAACATTCTTTCTCCGTTTCAACGCGCCGTAAGGTGATCACTTACATCATTTTATTAGCCGGTGCCTTCATCTCGTTGCTTCCGTTTATCTGGATGATTTCAACTTCTTTGATGACCCTGGGAGAAGCCCTGGGAACGGCTTTTTTCCCCTCTTCGTTAAAATTTGAAAACTACGTAATTGCCTGGCAGCGGGCGGAGTTCTCAAAGTACTTTGTCAACAGCCTGTTAATTACCATAATCACCCTATCAGGTGAAATTACGTTCAGCATTTTTGCCGCCTATGCCTTTGCCCGCATAGAATTTCCGGGGCGAGACCTGATCTTCGGCGTTATGTTGAGCACGATCATGATCCCGGCGATGGTGTTGATCATCCCGAATTTCCTCACGGTAACCTGGTTGGGACGCATCGGTCCGATCCCGTGGATTAACAACTGGCCTGCACTGACGATCCCGTTTATGGGCAGTATTTTCTCGATCTTTTTACTCAAGCAATTCTTTGCGCAGGTACCCAATGAGCTATTTGACGCCGCACAAATCGACGGGGCTGGACATTTGCGCTTTCTGGTCCAGGTGGTGCTGCCTTTGTCTAAAGCTCCATTGATGGTTATTTTGGTTTTATCCTTTATCGGAACCTGGAACTCACTGGCATGGCCGATGTTGGTGACGAACACACCGGATTGGCGACCAATTTCCGTGGGCCTGATGAACTTTGTGGATGAAGCCGGGCAACTGATCAATCTAACGATGGCCGGCGCTTTTATCACCATCATCCCAATCCTGATCATTTATTTCTTTACCCAACGGCAATTCACAGAAAGCATTGCCCGCTCAGGATTGAAGGGGTAA
- a CDS encoding carbohydrate ABC transporter permease yields the protein MEKKSFFTRTFTTRRGRRLKEHLTAYIFIAPASILIFIFGIFPVFFALYVSLHRWRIVRGDMIGLKNYVTAIGNLSYVVAFFLGLGALAGVYFIVKHILKMKREQDDQPWPAIFPGLSFALMVFAFLNWFYRALPEVLDIAFKVRGLERNEIVFRDFLLEALRSENVLPAWRILLITFLVSVVVSLIILRVWRNRRNIDYQAFFSLGFIALGISIGLLTFTLKEVSAAYATALEAGTDPGIWPQLISITSGVILLIAGWLFWRRAEKQHTDRSFWLHVLAALILLVGGWLLIGEIPMTLANGDKKVWDGLKVTAFFSLGTVPLQLIISIFLSVLLFQKLVGSNIFRIIYFIPYVTPAIASAAVFQQMFSNRHTAPVNMLLKALGLPAQQWLFEPRGVFTLIADYFGKTIPAWAAGPSLAMSVIILHSIWTFVGYNTVIYLAGLGNIPKELNDSAEVDGASGWQVFRHITFPLLSPTTYFLSLIGVIGTFKAFNTIWIFRSNLALGTTDTFSLVIFIEFFEKTRYGYASAMAFVLFGIILALTLVNNRIQGSRVFYG from the coding sequence ATGGAAAAGAAAAGCTTTTTTACCAGAACCTTTACCACACGCCGGGGGAGACGTTTAAAAGAACACCTGACCGCCTACATTTTTATTGCCCCTGCTTCCATCCTGATTTTTATTTTTGGCATTTTCCCGGTGTTTTTTGCCCTTTACGTGAGTTTGCATCGCTGGCGCATTGTCCGTGGTGATATGATCGGGTTGAAAAATTACGTGACGGCAATCGGCAACCTCTCGTATGTGGTGGCTTTTTTCTTAGGCTTGGGCGCCCTGGCAGGCGTCTATTTCATTGTTAAACACATTCTAAAAATGAAACGTGAGCAGGACGACCAGCCCTGGCCGGCGATTTTTCCGGGGCTGTCATTCGCGCTAATGGTGTTTGCATTTCTTAACTGGTTTTATCGTGCCTTGCCTGAAGTGCTGGATATCGCCTTTAAAGTGCGCGGTTTAGAGCGGAATGAAATCGTGTTCAGAGATTTCCTGCTTGAAGCATTACGGTCGGAAAATGTGCTGCCTGCCTGGCGGATATTGTTAATCACCTTCCTGGTGAGTGTGGTCGTTAGCTTGATCATCTTGCGTGTGTGGCGTAATCGCAGAAATATTGATTATCAAGCTTTCTTTTCACTGGGTTTTATCGCTCTCGGTATTAGCATTGGATTGCTGACTTTCACACTGAAGGAGGTCAGTGCAGCTTATGCCACCGCCCTTGAGGCTGGCACCGATCCGGGCATTTGGCCGCAGTTGATCTCGATCACCAGTGGTGTGATTTTGCTTATCGCGGGCTGGCTCTTCTGGCGCAGGGCTGAAAAACAGCATACGGACCGCAGTTTTTGGCTGCATGTACTGGCTGCCCTGATCTTACTGGTTGGTGGTTGGCTGCTGATTGGCGAGATCCCGATGACTCTTGCCAACGGGGATAAAAAGGTTTGGGACGGGCTGAAGGTAACAGCGTTCTTCTCGTTAGGAACTGTACCGCTGCAATTGATTATTTCGATCTTCCTCTCTGTATTGCTGTTTCAAAAATTGGTTGGTTCGAATATATTTCGAATTATTTACTTTATTCCTTATGTGACACCAGCGATTGCCAGCGCAGCGGTATTTCAGCAGATGTTTTCAAACCGGCACACTGCTCCGGTGAATATGCTCTTGAAGGCATTGGGGTTGCCGGCTCAGCAGTGGTTATTTGAACCGCGCGGGGTTTTTACCCTGATTGCCGACTACTTTGGTAAAACCATTCCTGCCTGGGCTGCCGGGCCCAGCCTGGCGATGAGTGTCATCATTTTGCATTCGATCTGGACTTTTGTCGGCTACAACACCGTCATCTATCTGGCGGGCTTGGGCAATATCCCTAAAGAGTTGAATGACTCGGCTGAAGTTGATGGCGCCAGCGGCTGGCAAGTCTTTCGCCACATCACCTTTCCGCTGCTCTCACCCACAACTTATTTCCTGTCTTTAATTGGTGTTATTGGCACATTCAAGGCGTTTAATACCATCTGGATTTTCAGAAGTAACCTGGCGCTGGGAACAACAGACACCTTCAGTTTGGTGATCTTTATTGAATTTTTTGAAAAAACCAGGTATGGTTATGCTTCAGCAATGGCGTTTGTCTTGTTTGGGATTATCTTAGCCTTAACCCTGGTCAATAATCGTATTCAAGGCTCACGGGTGTTTTATGGATAA
- a CDS encoding protein-L-isoaspartate(D-aspartate) O-methyltransferase: protein MKRYQDERERMVTHQIARRGIKDERVLEAMRTVPRHLFIPEDARTVAYADSPVQIGSGQTISQPFIVALMTELLEVRAEHRVLDVGTGSGYQAAILAELAAEVISIERHPELAQRARKTLKSLGYQHIKVVVGDGSLGYQPAAPYDRILVAAAAPATPQALLDQLAPDGRLVLPVGARFSQHLEVWTRKDDQFIHSVDIPVIFVPLIGEEGWSG, encoded by the coding sequence ATGAAGCGCTACCAGGATGAACGTGAACGTATGGTCACCCACCAGATCGCTAGACGGGGGATTAAAGATGAGCGGGTGTTGGAAGCCATGCGCACAGTGCCCAGGCATCTTTTTATCCCAGAGGATGCGCGCACCGTTGCCTATGCTGACAGCCCGGTACAGATTGGCAGCGGGCAAACTATTTCGCAGCCCTTTATTGTGGCTTTGATGACGGAACTCCTGGAAGTACGTGCCGAGCACCGCGTTCTGGACGTGGGCACGGGTTCGGGCTACCAGGCTGCCATCCTGGCGGAGCTGGCTGCCGAAGTGATCTCGATTGAGCGCCACCCTGAACTGGCGCAAAGAGCCAGGAAGACTCTGAAAAGCCTGGGGTATCAGCATATTAAGGTGGTTGTCGGCGATGGCAGCCTGGGCTATCAACCTGCTGCACCCTACGACCGTATCCTGGTGGCTGCAGCCGCGCCTGCGACACCGCAGGCGTTGTTAGACCAGTTAGCACCCGATGGGCGTTTGGTGCTCCCGGTGGGAGCCCGCTTTTCGCAGCATTTAGAGGTTTGGACGCGCAAAGATGATCAATTCATACACTCGGTAGACATCCCGGTGATATTTGTTCCGCTGATTGGCGAGGAGGGCTGGAGCGGCTAA
- a CDS encoding YihY/virulence factor BrkB family protein, producing the protein MFKDNFQKTIVWIKSLYHRVDDFSGGALGVIRTTVERFAEERGSETAASLAYFAFFSIFPMLLVFIVVGSFFVDAEVVQIQLSNILDGIIPGAENLVFQNINHVLRLRGAVSFVALLTLVWSATSVFNILARNINRAFPDARLLDFFKGRLRGLLIFFGIGFLVLLSLATSTLIGLIPVIEIPINGIYLHETILWQIGGFLLPVFLNWMMFWGLYQWVPTVPVSRKASLIGSLIAGVAWVLLNNGFTWYLSSGLSQYQLVYGSLGTIVALLFWVYLTGIIVLIGAHLTAAIQASRRK; encoded by the coding sequence ATGTTTAAAGACAATTTTCAAAAAACAATCGTGTGGATAAAAAGCCTCTATCATCGCGTGGATGATTTCAGCGGTGGGGCATTAGGGGTTATCCGCACCACCGTGGAAAGGTTTGCTGAAGAACGCGGCTCTGAAACCGCTGCCAGCCTGGCTTACTTTGCGTTCTTTTCGATCTTTCCGATGCTGCTGGTGTTCATCGTGGTGGGCAGCTTTTTTGTGGATGCCGAGGTGGTTCAAATCCAGTTGTCAAACATTCTGGACGGCATCATCCCGGGAGCTGAAAACCTGGTGTTTCAAAACATCAACCATGTGCTCAGGTTGCGCGGCGCGGTTTCATTTGTGGCGCTATTGACGCTGGTTTGGTCTGCTACCAGCGTCTTCAACATCCTTGCCAGGAATATCAACCGTGCCTTTCCAGATGCACGCTTGCTGGATTTCTTTAAGGGTCGCTTGCGGGGATTATTGATCTTCTTTGGGATTGGCTTTCTGGTATTGCTGTCTCTGGCAACTTCGACGTTGATTGGTCTGATACCTGTAATTGAGATACCCATCAATGGTATTTATTTGCACGAAACCATCCTCTGGCAGATTGGCGGTTTTTTATTGCCAGTTTTCTTAAACTGGATGATGTTTTGGGGTCTGTATCAGTGGGTGCCCACCGTGCCGGTCAGCCGCAAGGCTTCGTTAATTGGGTCTCTCATCGCCGGCGTGGCCTGGGTGCTGCTCAATAACGGTTTCACCTGGTACCTGAGCAGCGGGCTCAGCCAGTATCAACTGGTTTACGGCTCCTTGGGGACGATTGTGGCTTTATTATTCTGGGTTTATCTGACCGGGATTATCGTGTTGATCGGCGCACATCTGACAGCAGCGATTCAAGCCTCGCGACGAAAATAA
- a CDS encoding DinB family protein: MINKNDLAKLLFEEQDLMLKQVDGLSHADSLLQPQPGGNCLNWVMGHLVVNLADILQFLGAEPPADLPNLEHYGYGSQPVLGDGPGVLELNLLVDTYLRLNTLVTERLANIADAEFDDEIEFFQGKNRRGYVVFFFFYHHSYHLGQLEQLRNLAGRTEKIV; the protein is encoded by the coding sequence GTGATCAACAAAAATGATTTAGCCAAATTGCTGTTTGAGGAGCAGGATTTAATGCTCAAACAGGTGGACGGACTCAGCCATGCGGACAGCCTGCTGCAACCGCAGCCCGGCGGTAACTGTCTGAACTGGGTCATGGGCCACCTGGTGGTGAACCTTGCCGACATCCTTCAATTCCTGGGCGCAGAACCGCCGGCAGACCTGCCCAACTTGGAGCACTACGGGTATGGATCACAGCCCGTTCTGGGAGATGGCCCTGGCGTGCTGGAGCTGAACCTGCTGGTCGATACCTACCTTCGCTTAAACACGCTCGTCACCGAGCGGCTGGCGAATATAGCAGATGCAGAATTTGACGATGAGATCGAATTCTTTCAAGGAAAGAACCGCCGCGGGTATGTGGTCTTTTTCTTCTTTTATCATCACAGCTATCATCTCGGGCAGTTGGAGCAATTGCGCAACCTGGCTGGACGGACTGAAAAAATTGTGTAG
- a CDS encoding amino acid permease: MTKRKLRRQLTLLQVIMLGTAGTISAEIFVLTGHAAGIAGPDAVLAIIIGGVLTLSIALNYCELATTYPFTGGAMTYVKEGFGNNLVMFLVGSLDALSSTFYAALSAVGFAYSLKVFFPFLPIIPVALLVIVAVGAMHIRGINSVGNLQIVLGAFLLIVFGVYVVLGLTRPEGFNWQTFQSGRELLENQSVWANLGRMLTTVALIYNAYVGFEVIADDAEEIREPSRNIPAGILISLGITTLVYTLVSFVTIGVIPYEVLAGSETALTDAVGIFWPGIGVTIMAAAGIVATLTSVNSAMLSATRETFTLSRDQVWPRILSRLSRWRTPYVSVLMVLVISGFVAAIGLVDFLSFISSAGYMFVLFWASLSMIVLRKKYPSIDRPFKAPLFPLTPILAALSGVLIIAFANPRALLFLGLLILFLAVVFYVSRTFRHKALIQARVEQELGGGRLLISAINPATAVGLVELASRLAEHQEDTTISLMSVIKVPTTGSEDEINKLIQQGKAARDRLLNLTAPIAQQRNVAFSAKIKAANNVESAIYRELKSPNPVKMVILGWPSEDEKLRIPHNIIKEVMVNARKDVLVLRNRGIETIQKVLVPISGGPNTRLCLNLAASLAYEQEIKVTALHLTPEGLDEEKMEDADLYLQEIVENSLGAVPDWMEISVRPAPSVSEGIQQTVQVGHYDLLIIGAGGDVFSHRSLFGLLNDILIETVDCSMLIARHYQPEAVTWLNKRIHQVEV; this comes from the coding sequence ATGACAAAACGAAAACTCCGCCGTCAACTCACCCTGCTACAGGTAATCATGCTGGGAACTGCCGGCACGATTTCTGCCGAGATCTTTGTTCTCACCGGGCATGCAGCCGGCATTGCCGGGCCCGACGCGGTCCTGGCGATCATCATCGGTGGGGTGCTGACCCTCAGCATCGCTCTCAACTACTGCGAGCTGGCCACCACCTACCCGTTCACCGGCGGGGCGATGACTTATGTCAAGGAGGGCTTTGGCAACAACCTGGTTATGTTCCTGGTCGGCTCGCTGGATGCCCTTTCCAGCACCTTCTATGCGGCCCTTTCTGCGGTCGGCTTTGCCTATTCGTTAAAGGTCTTCTTCCCGTTTTTGCCGATCATCCCGGTGGCCTTACTTGTCATCGTCGCGGTTGGGGCGATGCACATTCGTGGAATTAACTCAGTCGGCAACCTGCAAATTGTTCTGGGCGCCTTCCTGTTGATTGTGTTCGGGGTGTATGTGGTCCTGGGCTTAACCCGCCCTGAAGGCTTTAACTGGCAGACCTTTCAATCAGGGCGGGAGCTGCTTGAAAACCAATCCGTTTGGGCAAACCTGGGCCGCATGCTGACCACGGTCGCCCTGATTTACAATGCGTATGTCGGCTTCGAAGTTATCGCCGACGACGCTGAAGAGATTCGCGAACCCTCACGTAACATCCCTGCGGGCATCCTGATCAGCCTGGGGATCACCACCCTGGTCTACACCCTGGTATCTTTTGTGACCATCGGCGTGATCCCGTATGAGGTCCTGGCAGGGTCGGAAACCGCCCTGACCGATGCTGTGGGCATATTTTGGCCCGGTATTGGCGTGACCATCATGGCAGCCGCCGGGATTGTCGCTACCCTGACCTCGGTCAATTCAGCCATGCTTTCGGCGACGCGGGAAACCTTCACCCTCAGCCGTGACCAGGTTTGGCCGCGCATCCTTTCACGTCTGAGCCGCTGGCGTACGCCCTATGTTTCGGTTTTGATGGTGCTGGTGATCAGCGGCTTCGTGGCTGCTATCGGACTGGTTGACTTCCTCAGCTTCATCTCCAGTGCGGGTTACATGTTTGTCCTCTTCTGGGCTTCCCTTTCGATGATTGTGCTGCGCAAAAAATATCCAAGCATCGATCGACCGTTCAAGGCGCCTTTATTCCCACTCACGCCGATCCTGGCAGCCTTAAGCGGCGTGCTGATCATCGCTTTTGCCAACCCACGCGCATTATTGTTTTTAGGTTTATTGATCCTGTTCTTGGCAGTCGTTTTTTATGTTTCGCGCACCTTTCGTCATAAGGCGCTCATCCAGGCGCGAGTTGAACAAGAACTGGGCGGCGGACGGCTGTTGATTTCCGCCATCAACCCTGCCACAGCCGTGGGACTGGTGGAGCTGGCCTCCAGGCTGGCTGAACACCAGGAGGACACGACGATCAGTTTAATGTCGGTGATTAAGGTGCCCACGACCGGCTCTGAGGATGAAATCAACAAGTTGATCCAGCAGGGAAAAGCCGCGCGAGACAGGCTATTAAACTTAACCGCGCCGATTGCCCAGCAGCGCAATGTGGCATTTTCTGCCAAAATTAAAGCAGCCAACAATGTTGAATCTGCAATTTACAGGGAGCTGAAATCGCCCAATCCGGTAAAAATGGTGATCTTGGGTTGGCCCTCCGAAGACGAAAAACTCAGAATTCCTCACAACATCATCAAGGAAGTGATGGTCAATGCTCGCAAGGACGTGCTTGTGCTGCGCAATCGGGGGATTGAGACAATCCAAAAGGTTCTTGTGCCAATCTCCGGCGGTCCAAATACCCGGTTATGCCTGAACCTGGCCGCGTCCCTGGCTTATGAACAAGAGATTAAGGTGACTGCCCTGCACCTGACACCAGAGGGTTTAGATGAAGAAAAGATGGAAGACGCTGACCTGTATCTCCAGGAAATTGTTGAAAACAGCCTGGGTGCGGTTCCCGATTGGATGGAAATCAGCGTCAGACCGGCGCCATCCGTCAGCGAGGGCATCCAGCAGACCGTGCAGGTCGGGCATTATGACCTGCTGATCATCGGCGCAGGTGGGGATGTCTTCTCGCATCGCAGCTTGTTTGGCTTGCTAAATGACATCCTGATCGAAACGGTGGATTGTTCGATGTTGATCGCCCGGCATTATCAGCCCGAGGCTGTGACCTGGTTGAACAAACGCATCCATCAGGTGGAAGTGTAA
- a CDS encoding CPBP family intramembrane glutamic endopeptidase, with protein sequence MIQKNELNRVYLFLTLTFGISWATALVIYLTGGLEDSPFLNIANIPVSLALLLMATFYMFGPALANIITRVITKESKQNLYLKPDFSQGRWLYFLAAWLLPGLLTIIGMVVFFVLFSRNYDSNLSLLTAEMKAAGAESFSPWFVVAMQALQATLIAPVLNALPSFGEEFGWRGYLLPKLLPLGGRKASLITGVIWGVWHWPLILMGYNYGSDYFGAPFLGPLAMAWFCVVAGIVFGWTSIKADSIWPAVIGHGALNGIAALGLLFVQGEPNALLGPTPVGLIGGAGFTILAVILFLIPNAFEP encoded by the coding sequence ATGATACAAAAAAATGAACTTAACAGGGTTTACTTGTTCTTAACCCTCACGTTTGGAATCTCATGGGCAACCGCCCTGGTGATCTACCTGACCGGCGGATTAGAAGACAGCCCCTTTCTGAACATCGCGAACATCCCTGTCAGCCTGGCGCTGCTCCTGATGGCCACATTTTACATGTTCGGTCCTGCCCTGGCAAATATCATCACGCGTGTCATCACCAAAGAAAGCAAACAAAATCTGTACCTCAAACCAGATTTCAGCCAGGGGCGCTGGCTGTATTTTTTGGCAGCATGGTTGCTGCCAGGTCTCTTAACTATCATCGGTATGGTTGTATTCTTTGTACTGTTTTCAAGAAACTATGATTCCAACCTCAGTTTGCTGACGGCAGAAATGAAAGCAGCAGGTGCTGAGAGTTTTAGCCCATGGTTCGTGGTTGCAATGCAAGCCTTGCAAGCCACCCTGATTGCTCCGGTGTTGAACGCACTGCCATCCTTCGGTGAAGAGTTTGGATGGCGTGGTTATCTGCTGCCCAAACTGCTGCCCCTGGGCGGACGCAAAGCCAGCCTGATAACTGGTGTCATTTGGGGAGTGTGGCACTGGCCATTAATCCTGATGGGTTACAACTACGGTTCAGACTACTTCGGTGCGCCCTTCCTGGGTCCTCTGGCGATGGCCTGGTTCTGTGTCGTTGCCGGTATCGTGTTCGGGTGGACGTCGATTAAAGCGGACAGCATCTGGCCAGCGGTCATTGGTCACGGTGCGTTGAATGGGATCGCTGCCCTCGGTTTGCTGTTTGTTCAGGGTGAACCCAACGCGCTCCTCGGACCAACACCCGTGGGCTTAATCGGCGGAGCCGGGTTCACCATCCTGGCGGTGATTCTCTTCCTTATCCCCAACGCGTTCGAACCTTAA
- a CDS encoding extracellular solute-binding protein: protein MKKLSVLLSILILFSLVLAACAKTTTPPAEEPVVEKPVEEPVVEEPVVEEPVVEEPVVEEPVVEEPVVEEAPPFEGVTIQFWHVYSDAPGDALQALVDEFNAGNPYGIVVDSLDQGSYSDIEDKVNAGIQSGDLPDVVMAYTNALADWYSVGFVADLNPYIDDAEYGLTAEQQADLYPHLREAGSTPDGAWIAYPMTQSANVLVYNFTWAEELGFSEPPTTSAELKDLVCAAAADNAAIGGDFAGTGGIVYFPNTTNWLHMLYAFGGKELNAAGDAYDFNTQEAIDVSMYLLDLKKEGCAWQTESYPNPEQGQRRAIITMSSTAGAPYYEAAFEEANNDDIWGWIAAPGPDGTLAVNAFQQMLGVIPSTQQREMASWLFVKWLTSPEIQARWIPASGYYGTQYSTEALLADYAQANPVWESGVRLAAIGPSEPQTFPAWSSVRRAINNFAAELYNATSQAEVEEILARLTETANDLVKEVSQ, encoded by the coding sequence ATGAAAAAGTTAAGCGTTTTACTATCAATTTTGATATTGTTTTCCCTGGTACTGGCAGCGTGTGCCAAAACTACAACACCGCCAGCCGAAGAACCCGTGGTTGAGAAACCCGTGGAAGAGCCCGTGGTTGAAGAACCCGTGGTTGAAGAACCTGTGGTTGAAGAACCTGTGGTTGAAGAACCCGTGGTTGAAGAACCTGTGGTTGAAGAAGCGCCTCCCTTTGAAGGTGTGACGATTCAATTCTGGCACGTTTATTCTGATGCGCCTGGTGATGCTTTGCAGGCCCTGGTGGATGAATTCAATGCAGGCAATCCCTATGGTATCGTCGTAGATTCCCTCGATCAGGGTAGCTACAGTGATATTGAAGATAAGGTCAATGCCGGTATTCAATCTGGTGATTTGCCAGATGTGGTGATGGCTTATACCAATGCCCTGGCGGACTGGTATTCTGTTGGATTTGTTGCAGATTTGAATCCCTATATTGATGATGCAGAATACGGGTTAACCGCAGAACAACAGGCAGACCTGTACCCCCACTTGAGAGAAGCTGGAAGCACACCCGATGGCGCCTGGATTGCTTACCCGATGACCCAGTCTGCCAATGTGCTGGTGTACAACTTCACCTGGGCAGAGGAATTAGGTTTTTCTGAACCTCCCACCACTTCCGCGGAGCTGAAGGATCTGGTTTGCGCAGCAGCCGCTGATAATGCTGCCATTGGCGGCGATTTTGCCGGTACGGGCGGCATTGTGTATTTCCCCAACACCACCAACTGGCTGCACATGTTGTATGCGTTTGGCGGCAAGGAACTCAATGCTGCTGGCGATGCCTATGACTTCAACACCCAGGAAGCAATCGATGTCTCCATGTATCTTTTGGACCTGAAAAAAGAGGGCTGTGCCTGGCAGACGGAAAGCTACCCCAATCCTGAACAGGGTCAACGCAGGGCTATCATCACCATGAGCTCTACCGCTGGTGCGCCTTATTACGAGGCTGCTTTCGAAGAAGCCAACAATGATGATATCTGGGGTTGGATCGCTGCCCCGGGCCCGGATGGAACCCTGGCTGTAAATGCTTTTCAGCAGATGCTGGGTGTCATTCCGAGCACACAGCAGCGAGAAATGGCTTCGTGGCTGTTCGTCAAATGGCTAACCTCCCCTGAAATCCAGGCACGCTGGATCCCGGCCAGCGGCTATTACGGCACCCAGTACTCCACCGAAGCCCTGTTGGCGGATTATGCCCAGGCAAATCCCGTATGGGAATCCGGTGTGAGACTGGCCGCCATTGGCCCATCAGAACCACAGACGTTCCCCGCCTGGTCTTCAGTGCGACGGGCAATCAACAATTTTGCTGCGGAACTTTACAACGCCACATCCCAGGCTGAGGTTGAAGAAATCCTGGCCAGGTTGACGGAAACCGCCAATGACCTGGTTAAAGAAGTATCTCAGTAG